In Arsenophonus sp. aPb, one DNA window encodes the following:
- a CDS encoding 3'-5' exonuclease, which produces MKFKHLMLDLETMSTQSNAAIIAIAAVPFEPLTGEVCEGLFYEIVDLRNQDLFDRHISGDTVLWWLSQSDNARNKITQAQTKSLPDVLIKLNHFVMQECSNQVQVWGNGCCFDNVILRTAFDSCDIKPFWHFRHDRDVRTIVEFGRQAGIDPKNDFPFAGVAHDALDDALHQVNYVSAIHQHLLTPKTT; this is translated from the coding sequence GTGAAATTCAAACATCTTATGCTCGATCTGGAAACCATGAGCACACAATCTAATGCAGCGATTATTGCTATCGCTGCTGTTCCCTTTGAACCTTTAACCGGTGAAGTTTGTGAAGGTTTGTTTTATGAAATCGTTGATTTGCGTAATCAGGATTTATTTGATCGTCATATTAGTGGCGACACCGTCCTTTGGTGGTTATCGCAGTCTGATAATGCGCGCAATAAGATAACACAAGCTCAAACTAAATCATTACCTGATGTACTGATCAAGCTAAATCACTTTGTTATGCAGGAATGTAGCAATCAAGTCCAGGTATGGGGTAATGGTTGTTGTTTTGATAATGTCATTTTGAGGACTGCTTTTGACAGTTGCGACATAAAGCCATTCTGGCATTTTCGTCACGATCGCGATGTTAGAACAATAGTTGAATTTGGACGACAGGCAGGCATTGATCCTAAAAATGATTTTCCTTTTGCCGGTGTTGCTCATGACGCACTCGATGATGCCCTTCATCAGGTTAACTACGTGTCAGCTATCCACCAGCATTTATTAACCCCAAAAACCACTTGA
- a CDS encoding excisionase, with product MVQMLTLEEWANERYRSHHPKLNTLQRYARNGLFYPPAQKEGGIWRVRADAELVTSLTKPIINKSDSAALKRILNDGC from the coding sequence ATTGTGCAAATGCTAACTCTAGAAGAATGGGCTAATGAACGATATAGAAGTCATCATCCAAAATTAAATACTCTTCAACGTTATGCTCGCAACGGGTTATTTTATCCGCCAGCACAAAAAGAGGGTGGGATTTGGCGCGTAAGAGCAGATGCAGAGTTGGTTACAAGCTTAACAAAACCAATTATTAATAAAAGTGATAGCGCTGCCCTGAAAAGGATTTTAAACGATGGCTGCTAG
- a CDS encoding phage integrase Arm DNA-binding domain-containing protein produces the protein MAARPRKNNVSIPNLYPLYSRKANKVYWRYRHPITGKYHALGDNEEEAKAIALEANNRLADQRSRQVLAISDRIYRIKGKSITVSTWLEKYWNIQEERLKEGDIKLNTYKQKRKPVELMRKALSIKPLPLVDARDIAEILDEYKLNGQNRMAQVIRSVLIDVFKEAQHAGEVPPGYNPALATKQPRRKITRQRLTLDEWKKIFEIADDDHRYMGNAMLLAIVTGQRLSDISAMKFNHIWDDYLHITQEKTGAKIAIPLSLRCNALDISLRDVITRCRDAVVSPYLVHYFHTTSQAKRGEKVKANTLTTNFKKARNKTNINWGEGTPATFHEQRSLSERLYREQGINTKELLGHKSQQQTDKYHDDRGKCWIKIVV, from the coding sequence ATGGCTGCTAGACCGCGTAAAAATAACGTCAGTATTCCGAATTTATATCCCTTATATAGTCGTAAAGCAAATAAAGTTTACTGGCGTTATCGTCATCCGATAACAGGAAAATATCACGCACTTGGTGACAATGAAGAGGAAGCAAAAGCAATAGCGCTTGAGGCAAACAATAGACTAGCTGATCAACGTAGTCGGCAGGTGCTGGCTATTAGTGATCGCATTTACCGCATTAAAGGAAAATCAATTACTGTCAGTACATGGTTAGAAAAATACTGGAACATTCAAGAAGAACGCTTAAAAGAAGGTGACATAAAATTAAATACCTACAAACAAAAAAGAAAACCTGTTGAATTAATGAGAAAAGCATTATCTATAAAGCCATTACCCTTAGTTGACGCAAGGGATATTGCTGAAATATTAGATGAATATAAATTAAATGGACAAAATCGCATGGCTCAGGTCATACGCTCCGTTTTAATTGATGTGTTTAAAGAAGCTCAGCATGCCGGTGAAGTTCCGCCCGGATATAACCCCGCCCTAGCTACAAAGCAACCCAGAAGGAAAATAACCAGACAACGACTTACTTTAGATGAATGGAAAAAAATATTTGAAATAGCAGATGATGATCATCGTTATATGGGTAACGCTATGTTGTTAGCAATAGTAACTGGACAACGTTTAAGTGATATTTCTGCAATGAAATTTAACCATATATGGGATGATTATTTGCATATAACTCAAGAAAAAACCGGCGCAAAGATAGCAATACCATTGTCTCTACGATGTAATGCATTAGATATATCATTAAGAGATGTGATTACACGCTGCCGAGATGCTGTTGTTAGCCCATATCTGGTTCATTATTTTCATACAACATCACAAGCTAAACGTGGTGAAAAAGTTAAAGCAAACACACTCACAACTAATTTTAAAAAAGCGAGAAATAAAACAAATATTAATTGGGGTGAAGGCACACCAGCAACATTCCACGAGCAACGCTCATTATCAGAACGACTCTATAGAGAACAAGGAATTAATACTAAAGAATTATTGGGCCATAAAAGTCAACAACAAACCGATAAGTATCATGATGATCGCGGCAAATGCTGGATAAAAATTGTTGTTTAA
- the icd gene encoding NADP-dependent isocitrate dehydrogenase — MESKVVVPQQGEKITLAAGKLNVPNNPIIPYIEGDGIGADITPVMLKVVDAAVKKAYHGDKKISWMEIYTGEKSTQIYGKDVWLPAETLDLIQQYHVSIKGPLTTPVGGGIRSLNVALRQQLDLYICLRPVRYYQGTPSPVKQPELTDMVIFRENSEDIYAGIEWKAGSSEADKIIKFLQDEMEVNKIRFPTNCGIGIKPCSEEGTKRLVRAAIEYAIQNNRQSVTLVHKGNIMKFTEGAFKDWGYQLAQDEFGGELLDGGPWMKIKHPETGKDIIIKDVIADAFLQQILLRPAEYDVIACMNLNGDYISDALAAQVGGIGIAPGANIGDSCALFEATHGTAPKYAGQDKVNPGSIILSAEMMLRHMGWTEAADLIIKGMQGAIAAKTVTYDFERLMPGSKLLKCSEFGDAVISHM; from the coding sequence ATGGAAAGCAAAGTAGTTGTTCCTCAACAGGGTGAAAAAATTACACTAGCAGCAGGTAAGCTGAACGTTCCTAATAATCCAATAATTCCTTATATTGAAGGGGATGGTATAGGTGCTGATATTACCCCGGTGATGTTGAAAGTAGTTGATGCAGCAGTAAAAAAAGCCTATCACGGTGATAAAAAGATTTCTTGGATGGAGATTTATACCGGTGAAAAATCAACTCAAATTTATGGCAAAGATGTATGGTTACCGGCTGAAACCCTCGATTTGATCCAACAATATCATGTCTCTATTAAAGGACCGCTAACTACACCTGTCGGCGGTGGGATCCGTTCTTTGAATGTTGCTTTACGTCAACAACTCGATCTCTATATTTGTTTACGGCCTGTGCGTTATTATCAAGGTACTCCTAGCCCAGTAAAACAGCCAGAATTGACTGATATGGTTATTTTTCGCGAAAATTCTGAAGATATTTATGCGGGTATTGAATGGAAAGCGGGCAGCTCTGAGGCAGATAAAATAATTAAATTTCTGCAAGATGAGATGGAGGTAAATAAAATTCGTTTCCCGACCAACTGTGGTATCGGCATAAAGCCCTGTTCAGAAGAAGGAACTAAGCGGCTAGTGCGAGCAGCAATTGAGTATGCTATCCAAAATAATCGTCAGTCGGTCACTTTAGTGCATAAAGGCAACATAATGAAATTCACTGAAGGTGCTTTTAAAGATTGGGGATACCAGTTAGCACAAGATGAATTCGGTGGTGAATTACTGGATGGTGGCCCATGGATGAAAATTAAACATCCAGAGACAGGTAAAGATATTATTATCAAGGACGTAATTGCTGATGCGTTTTTACAGCAAATTTTGTTGCGCCCAGCCGAATATGACGTTATTGCTTGTATGAACCTTAATGGCGATTATATTTCGGATGCCTTAGCGGCTCAAGTTGGCGGCATTGGTATCGCCCCTGGCGCGAATATAGGCGATAGTTGTGCACTATTTGAAGCAACCCATGGCACAGCACCGAAATATGCAGGTCAAGACAAAGTCAATCCCGGCTCTATTATCCTTTCTGCTGAGATGATGCTACGCCACATGGGCTGGACAGAGGCGGCCGACTTAATCATTAAAGGTATGCAAGGGGCGATTGCCGCCAAAACCGTCACTTACGACTTTGAACGCTTAATGCCGGGTTCTAAGCTATTGAAATGCAGTGAGTTTGGCGATGCGGTCATCAGCCATATGTAA
- the rluE gene encoding 23S rRNA pseudouridine(2457) synthase RluE, producing MTNLHHKKSKSKQYHDKNSANFVKHTINSRRILLFNKPFDVLSQFTDHIARQTLKNYIPVTNVYAAGRLDRDSEGLLILTNDGKLQAKLTQPNNKMKKIYYVQVEGIPEQAALQKFCRGLLLKDGMTKPAKAELVAEPNWLWPRHPPIRIRKNIPTSWLKITLSEGRNRQIRRMTANIGFPTLRLIRYSIANFQLDNLQPGEWKEIDFV from the coding sequence ATGACAAATTTGCATCATAAAAAGTCCAAATCGAAACAATACCATGACAAAAATAGCGCAAATTTTGTCAAACATACGATTAATTCACGTAGAATATTACTGTTTAATAAACCGTTCGATGTATTGTCACAATTTACTGACCATATTGCTCGCCAGACATTAAAAAATTACATTCCTGTTACCAATGTCTATGCTGCAGGACGTTTAGATCGCGATAGCGAGGGTCTGTTAATTCTCACTAATGATGGCAAATTACAAGCTAAATTGACCCAGCCAAATAATAAAATGAAAAAAATTTACTATGTGCAGGTTGAAGGTATACCGGAACAAGCAGCATTACAAAAATTTTGTCGAGGCTTGCTATTAAAAGATGGTATGACCAAGCCGGCAAAAGCTGAACTTGTTGCTGAGCCCAATTGGCTTTGGCCACGTCATCCTCCTATACGCATCAGAAAAAATATTCCAACCAGTTGGCTAAAGATCACCTTATCAGAAGGCCGCAATCGACAAATACGTCGCATGACAGCAAATATAGGATTTCCAACCTTAAGATTGATTCGTTATAGTATTGCCAATTTTCAATTAGATAACTTACAACCTGGTGAATGGAAGGAGATTGATTTTGTTTAA
- a CDS encoding NUDIX hydrolase: MFKPHVTVANVVHVNGKFLVVEEIINNKSVWNQPAGHLEANETILAAASRELYEETGINAFPQQLIKIHQWIAPDGCTFLRFLFLIELDEMPETSPQDNDIHQCLWVTADEILSSSCLRSPLVAESIRCFMSRKFFPLTLIDAYQFHSG; this comes from the coding sequence TTGTTTAAACCGCACGTAACCGTTGCTAATGTCGTTCACGTTAATGGTAAGTTTTTAGTTGTAGAAGAAATTATTAATAATAAATCAGTCTGGAATCAACCAGCTGGACATCTAGAAGCCAACGAAACTATTTTGGCTGCCGCTAGCCGTGAGCTGTATGAAGAGACCGGTATTAATGCATTTCCCCAGCAATTAATAAAAATCCATCAATGGATAGCGCCTGATGGCTGTACTTTCCTACGCTTTCTTTTTTTGATTGAACTAGATGAAATGCCTGAAACATCTCCACAAGATAATGATATCCATCAATGTCTATGGGTTACTGCCGATGAAATATTATCCAGCTCGTGCCTTCGTTCACCTTTAGTAGCAGAGAGCATACGCTGTTTTATGAGCCGAAAATTTTTTCCGCTAACCTTAATCGACGCTTATCAATTTCATAGCGGCTAA
- the mnmA gene encoding tRNA 2-thiouridine(34) synthase MnmA, whose translation MSDNQLKKVIVGMSGGVDSSVSAYLLKQQGYQVAGLFMKNWEEDDNEEYCSAATDLADAQSVCDKLDIELHTVNFAAEYWDNVFAHFLAEYKAGRTPNPDILCNKEIKFKAFLEFAAEDLAADYIATGHYARRKTVNGRHQLLRGLDNNKDQSYFLYALDQAQLAQSLFPIGELEKSTVRRIAEKIGLITAKKKDSTGICFIGERKFRDFLARYLPAKPGMIITVDGKILGEHSGLMYHTLGQRKGLGIGGVKEANDDPWYVVDKDIKNNRLIVAQGYNHPRLMSTGLIVQQIHWINPPVLNESNQCTVKTRYRQPDIPCTIKQLSDNKIIVQFDYPVAAVTPGQSAVFYQGDICLGGGVIETRIQESM comes from the coding sequence ATGTCAGATAACCAGTTGAAAAAAGTCATCGTTGGAATGTCCGGTGGCGTTGACTCATCCGTATCCGCTTACCTATTAAAACAACAAGGTTATCAGGTTGCCGGTCTATTCATGAAAAACTGGGAAGAGGACGATAATGAAGAGTATTGCTCAGCAGCTACCGATCTTGCCGATGCGCAATCCGTATGCGATAAACTCGATATAGAGCTTCATACCGTTAATTTTGCCGCCGAATATTGGGACAATGTTTTTGCCCATTTTCTTGCTGAGTATAAAGCTGGCCGCACTCCAAATCCTGATATTCTGTGTAATAAAGAAATTAAATTTAAAGCTTTTTTAGAATTTGCTGCAGAAGATCTGGCGGCAGACTATATTGCCACCGGCCACTACGCTCGACGCAAAACGGTTAATGGGCGCCATCAATTACTACGTGGCCTGGATAATAACAAAGATCAAAGCTATTTTCTTTATGCTTTAGATCAAGCGCAACTGGCACAAAGTCTTTTCCCAATAGGTGAACTAGAAAAATCAACCGTTCGCCGTATCGCTGAAAAAATTGGTTTAATTACAGCCAAAAAGAAAGATTCAACAGGAATTTGTTTTATTGGTGAACGTAAATTTCGCGACTTCCTCGCTCGCTACCTGCCGGCTAAACCAGGTATGATTATAACGGTTGACGGTAAAATTTTAGGTGAACATTCAGGCTTAATGTATCATACGTTAGGTCAACGTAAGGGATTAGGTATCGGTGGCGTAAAAGAAGCTAACGACGATCCCTGGTATGTTGTCGATAAAGATATTAAAAATAATCGCCTAATTGTTGCCCAAGGCTATAATCACCCACGTTTGATGTCGACAGGACTTATCGTCCAACAAATCCATTGGATTAATCCACCAGTATTAAACGAAAGCAATCAATGCACAGTTAAAACGCGTTACCGGCAGCCAGATATACCCTGTACAATTAAGCAATTAAGTGACAATAAAATCATTGTGCAATTTGACTACCCTGTTGCAGCCGTCACGCCCGGTCAATCCGCAGTCTTTTATCAAGGTGACATTTGTTTAGGCGGTGGCGTTATTGAAACACGTATTCAGGAGTCAATGTGA
- the hflD gene encoding high frequency lysogenization protein HflD — MSKNFYDITLAFAGICQACHLVQQIAHNGKIDDNATEVMINSTLNINPTSTLDVYGNSEANLRVGLNTLLAILTASNNTLYSNLTRYLLSLIGLERRLRKNPSASNELKQRIELLQHQKNYFEPMSSGIFNALAGIYVDVISPIGPRIQVTGAPDILQNSSVQAKVRALLFTGIRSAVLWQQIGGSRLQLMFSRQRLITQAKEILAHC; from the coding sequence GTGAGCAAAAATTTTTATGATATTACACTTGCTTTTGCCGGTATCTGCCAAGCATGTCATTTAGTTCAACAAATAGCTCATAACGGAAAGATTGACGATAATGCAACAGAAGTTATGATTAATAGCACACTAAATATTAATCCAACATCCACATTAGATGTTTATGGAAATAGCGAGGCAAATCTTCGTGTTGGTTTAAATACTTTACTTGCTATACTTACCGCCTCAAATAATACCCTTTACTCTAATTTAACCCGCTACTTATTAAGTCTTATCGGATTAGAGCGTCGACTAAGAAAAAATCCATCGGCAAGTAATGAACTAAAACAACGTATTGAACTACTTCAACACCAAAAAAATTATTTTGAGCCTATGTCCAGTGGTATTTTTAACGCGCTAGCGGGTATTTATGTGGATGTGATTAGCCCTATTGGCCCGCGTATTCAGGTAACGGGTGCTCCTGATATCCTTCAAAATAGTTCGGTACAAGCTAAAGTGCGTGCATTACTTTTTACTGGCATTCGTAGCGCTGTTCTCTGGCAACAAATCGGTGGAAGCCGCCTACAATTAATGTTTTCGCGACAACGTTTGATCACTCAAGCAAAAGAAATTCTTGCTCATTGTTAA
- the purB gene encoding adenylosuccinate lyase gives MELSSLTAVSPIDGRYNDKVSLLRPIFSEFGLLKYRIQVEVRWLQKLAACADIKEVPAFSIEAKTYLEQIVTSFNENDAIQIKQIEQTTNHDVKAVEYFLKQKMAAMPELEKVAEFIHFACTSEDINNLSHALMLKTARDQVILPKWRKIINTLKEMAHLYRALPLLSRTHGQPATPTTIGKEFANVAYRMERQYQQLEQIEILGKINGAVGNYNAHLSAYPDINWHLFSEEFVTSLGIKWNPFTTQIEPHDYIAELFNCIARFNTILIDFDRDIWGYIALNHFRQKTVAGEIGSSTMPHKVNPIDFENSEGNLGLANALLNHLANKLPISRWQRDLTDSTVLRNLGVGIGYALIAYQATLKGLSKLEVNEQNLQMELDANWEVLAEAIQTVMRRYGIEKPYEKLKVLTRGKRATADDIKAFIDDLDLPQTEKDRLKTMTPANYIGYSINLVDYLK, from the coding sequence ATGGAATTATCTTCACTGACTGCTGTATCGCCAATTGATGGCCGCTACAATGATAAAGTCAGTCTATTACGTCCAATTTTCAGTGAATTTGGTTTACTAAAATATCGTATCCAAGTAGAGGTACGCTGGCTACAAAAATTAGCAGCATGTGCTGACATTAAAGAAGTGCCCGCATTTAGTATCGAAGCAAAAACTTATCTTGAGCAAATTGTAACTAGCTTCAATGAAAATGATGCCATTCAGATCAAACAAATCGAACAAACAACCAATCATGATGTAAAAGCGGTTGAATATTTTCTAAAACAAAAAATGGCCGCCATGCCTGAATTAGAAAAAGTGGCAGAATTTATTCATTTTGCCTGCACCTCTGAAGATATTAATAATCTTTCCCATGCGCTAATGTTAAAAACTGCTCGTGATCAAGTGATTCTGCCAAAATGGCGAAAAATTATTAATACCCTAAAAGAGATGGCACATCTTTATCGCGCTTTGCCGCTACTATCAAGAACCCATGGCCAACCCGCAACGCCGACTACGATAGGTAAAGAGTTTGCCAATGTTGCTTATCGTATGGAACGACAATATCAGCAACTTGAGCAAATCGAAATTTTAGGCAAAATTAATGGCGCTGTGGGTAATTATAATGCCCATTTATCCGCTTATCCTGATATAAACTGGCATCTGTTCAGCGAAGAATTTGTTACTTCATTAGGTATCAAATGGAATCCGTTCACCACCCAAATTGAACCCCATGACTATATTGCTGAACTATTTAATTGTATTGCTCGTTTTAATACCATTTTGATCGATTTTGATCGGGATATCTGGGGTTATATTGCCCTTAATCATTTCAGACAAAAAACCGTCGCCGGTGAAATTGGTTCATCAACCATGCCACATAAAGTTAACCCGATAGATTTTGAAAATTCCGAAGGTAATCTTGGGCTAGCAAATGCCTTATTAAATCATCTGGCAAATAAATTACCGATTTCACGTTGGCAACGTGATCTAACAGATTCAACGGTATTACGTAATCTAGGGGTCGGCATTGGTTATGCTTTGATAGCCTATCAAGCGACATTGAAAGGCTTAAGCAAACTAGAAGTTAATGAGCAAAACTTACAAATGGAATTAGATGCAAATTGGGAAGTGCTGGCTGAAGCTATTCAAACTGTTATGCGCCGCTATGGAATTGAAAAACCTTATGAAAAACTAAAAGTGTTAACCCGCGGCAAGCGAGCTACAGCCGATGACATCAAAGCATTTATTGATGACTTAGATTTACCTCAAACAGAAAAAGATCGCTTAAAAACAATGACTCCAGCTAACTATATTGGTTACTCAATTAATCTGGTGGACTATTTAAAATAA
- the phoP gene encoding two-component system response regulator PhoP, with protein MRILIVEDNALLRHHLTVQLKETGHQVDAAADAKEADYFLQESNPDIAIVDLGLPGEDGLSMIRRWRQDNIKLPILILTARERWQEKVVALNSGADDYVTKPFHLEEILARIQALMRRNSGLASQILQLGDFIIDMSRKEFTIKDKNIKLTAFEYTILETLMRNNSKVVSKESLMRQLYPDAELRESHTIDVLMGRLRKKIMQVWPNDVIVTVRGQGYRFDAEQPDDAI; from the coding sequence ATGCGGATATTAATTGTAGAAGATAATGCGCTTTTACGTCACCATCTAACTGTCCAGTTAAAAGAGACCGGTCACCAAGTAGATGCAGCAGCAGATGCTAAAGAAGCCGATTATTTTTTACAAGAGAGTAATCCCGATATTGCAATTGTTGACTTAGGATTACCGGGTGAAGATGGATTAAGTATGATCAGGCGTTGGCGGCAAGACAATATTAAATTGCCTATTTTAATATTAACCGCTCGTGAGCGCTGGCAAGAAAAAGTGGTTGCCTTAAATAGTGGCGCCGATGATTATGTAACAAAACCTTTTCACCTGGAAGAGATTTTAGCACGGATTCAAGCATTAATGCGTCGTAATAGTGGGCTTGCTTCACAAATACTTCAACTAGGTGATTTTATTATTGACATGTCACGTAAGGAATTCACTATTAAAGATAAAAATATAAAACTCACTGCATTTGAATATACGATTTTAGAAACTTTAATGCGCAATAACAGTAAGGTGGTGAGTAAAGAGTCACTGATGCGCCAGCTTTATCCAGATGCAGAATTGCGTGAAAGTCATACTATCGATGTCCTAATGGGACGATTACGAAAAAAAATTATGCAAGTATGGCCTAATGATGTCATTGTGACCGTTCGTGGGCAAGGTTACCGTTTTGACGCAGAACAGCCCGATGATGCTATTTAA
- the phoQ gene encoding two-component system sensor histidine kinase PhoQ — translation MLFNFLKRKKPFSLRTRFLLATSGIILALTLSYGAVAIVGYLVSFDKTTYTLLRSQSNLFYSLAQWRNNKLDIHVPTDFNLNASAFILIYNQQGEILWRQHNIPAIEKAIEKEWLKKDGLYELDTDLKTTRELIKVSPNGSKPAKKITDIENPSLTHSVSVNHYQATKNLPQLTIVVIDTLPLDLQKTGLVWEWFGYVILTNFILVIPLLWLVTSWSLYPIKSLSSQISGIEKGEREALDENPPLELSGLVRNLNNLLVNEQKRYTKYRTTLADLSHSLKTPLAVLQSTLRSLRSSKQMTIEQAEPIMLEQIGRISQQIGYYLHRASIHSEDHFAIREISSVSALLDNLCSALTKVYQQKGVNLTLDVSPEITWLGQPIDFMEIMGNIIENACKYCLEFVEVSANSTENSLTIIVDDDGPGVAEDKRDLIFLRGQRIDTLRPGQGLGLSIAAEIIEQYDGDIAITHNPLGGARVIVTFRQQFPLTDS, via the coding sequence ATGCTATTTAATTTTTTAAAACGCAAAAAACCCTTTTCGTTGCGAACACGTTTTTTACTTGCAACTTCAGGGATAATATTAGCATTGACACTCTCCTATGGTGCCGTTGCAATTGTTGGCTATTTAGTTAGTTTTGATAAAACAACCTATACCTTACTACGTAGTCAAAGTAATCTATTTTATAGTTTGGCTCAATGGCGTAATAATAAGTTAGATATTCATGTCCCGACTGACTTTAACTTAAATGCCTCGGCTTTTATTTTAATTTATAATCAACAAGGTGAAATTCTGTGGCGACAACATAATATTCCCGCTATTGAAAAAGCTATCGAAAAAGAGTGGCTAAAAAAGGATGGGTTATATGAATTAGACACCGATTTAAAAACCACTCGCGAATTAATTAAAGTCTCACCTAACGGCAGTAAACCAGCTAAAAAAATCACTGATATTGAGAATCCTTCTTTAACACACTCAGTTTCTGTCAATCACTATCAGGCAACCAAAAATCTACCGCAACTTACCATTGTGGTAATAGATACCTTACCTTTAGATTTACAAAAAACTGGATTAGTTTGGGAATGGTTTGGCTATGTTATATTAACCAATTTTATTCTGGTTATTCCACTGCTTTGGCTAGTGACTTCCTGGAGTTTATACCCGATTAAGTCATTAAGCTCACAAATAAGCGGCATCGAAAAAGGCGAACGGGAAGCATTGGATGAAAATCCGCCATTAGAGCTCAGCGGATTAGTGCGTAACTTGAATAATTTACTCGTAAACGAACAAAAGCGCTATACCAAATATCGTACTACACTCGCTGATTTGAGCCATAGCCTAAAAACTCCGTTAGCCGTATTACAATCAACCCTCCGTTCTCTGCGCTCAAGCAAACAAATGACCATTGAACAAGCCGAGCCTATCATGCTGGAACAAATTGGCCGAATTTCACAACAAATAGGTTACTATTTGCATCGTGCAAGTATACATAGTGAAGATCATTTCGCGATCCGAGAAATTTCTTCTGTCTCTGCTTTATTAGATAATCTATGTAGTGCCTTAACAAAAGTATATCAACAAAAGGGCGTCAATTTGACCCTCGATGTCTCGCCTGAAATTACTTGGCTAGGTCAACCGATAGATTTTATGGAAATTATGGGTAATATTATTGAAAATGCTTGTAAATATTGTCTTGAATTTGTCGAAGTTAGCGCTAATAGCACCGAAAATTCGTTAACCATTATTGTAGATGATGATGGTCCTGGTGTTGCTGAAGATAAACGTGATTTGATTTTTTTGCGAGGTCAACGCATTGATACACTACGACCTGGACAAGGTTTGGGTCTCTCTATTGCGGCTGAAATTATTGAACAATATGACGGAGATATTGCTATTACTCATAATCCATTAGGTGGAGCGCGAGTGATTGTCACTTTTAGACAACAATTCCCGCTAACAGATAGCTAA
- a CDS encoding cupin domain-containing protein, which yields MTDYQLNINWPDFIKNFWQKRPLLIKQGFTNFIDPISADDLAGLAMEDEVDSRLVSFQDGSWNVTHGPFDNYEQLGETGWSLLVQAVNHWHYPSTALLAPFRVLSDWRIDDLMVSYSVPAGGVGPHIDQYDVFIIQGLGRRHWRVGEKKTLKQHCPHPDLLQVEPFAAIIDAQLEPGDILYIPPGFPHEGYSIETSLNYSVGFRSPTSRELFSSFADYLIANDLGSYHYSDPDIATRDNPAMILPTELTEIQLIMQQLLAQPQIFTHWFGTFISQSRHELDIAPPDPSYTVEQVIQLLRQGNTLYKLNGLRTLCVANQYFVNGEQLKSPKSNITAINILFEKSEIQVDMLGNALNNHYFMQLVTKLINDGYWYFND from the coding sequence ATGACTGACTATCAACTTAATATTAATTGGCCAGATTTTATCAAAAATTTTTGGCAAAAACGGCCGTTATTAATTAAACAAGGATTTACTAATTTTATTGATCCTATCTCAGCTGATGATTTAGCGGGATTAGCCATGGAAGATGAAGTGGATAGCCGATTAGTAAGCTTTCAAGATGGAAGTTGGAATGTTACTCACGGCCCTTTTGATAACTATGAACAATTGGGCGAGACTGGATGGTCACTTCTAGTACAAGCCGTTAACCATTGGCATTATCCATCAACTGCCTTATTAGCCCCCTTTCGTGTTTTATCTGATTGGCGAATTGATGATTTAATGGTTTCTTATTCTGTCCCAGCAGGTGGCGTTGGCCCCCATATTGATCAATATGATGTTTTTATTATTCAAGGTCTTGGCCGCCGTCATTGGCGAGTAGGTGAAAAAAAGACACTGAAACAACATTGTCCACATCCAGATCTACTCCAAGTTGAACCTTTTGCTGCCATTATTGATGCACAACTTGAGCCAGGTGATATTCTTTATATCCCGCCTGGCTTCCCACATGAAGGTTATTCCATAGAGACTTCACTTAATTACTCCGTCGGTTTTAGATCACCAACGAGCCGTGAATTATTTAGTAGTTTTGCCGATTATCTTATCGCTAATGACTTAGGTAGTTACCATTATAGTGATCCAGATATAGCCACTCGTGACAATCCTGCTATGATATTGCCAACTGAATTAACTGAAATACAACTTATAATGCAACAATTGCTTGCTCAACCACAAATTTTTACTCATTGGTTTGGCACATTTATTTCTCAGTCTCGTCATGAGTTAGATATCGCGCCGCCCGATCCATCCTATACCGTTGAGCAAGTTATTCAGCTTCTCCGTCAAGGAAATACGCTTTACAAACTTAATGGCTTACGTACTTTATGTGTAGCAAATCAATACTTTGTTAATGGTGAACAATTAAAATCGCCTAAATCAAATATAACTGCCATCAATATTCTGTTTGAAAAGTCCGAAATTCAAGTTGATATGTTAGGTAACGCATTGAATAACCATTATTTCATGCAAT